The genomic segment GAGTGCCCAGATGGTATCCCGGAAGGCGATGAATACCGCCACCAGCGTGCCCAGGTGCAGGATGGCGGAGAAAAACAGACCGTTTTCCTCCGTACTGCCGAAGATCTGCTGGTACAGCGCCAGATGCCCGGAACTGGAAACCGGCAGAAATTCCGTCAGTCCCTGAATGATGCCTTGAATGATTGCGTCTAAAATACTCATGTGTTTGTCTCCTTTGCCTTTATGCAGGATCGTCCGGGTATCGTTCCTCCCCCGCCTCGATCAGTCCGTACAGACAGGCGACAGCGTCGGACAAGCCGCCCAGACTGTCGATCAGTCCAAGCTCCACTGCCCGCTCCCCGTCCACGACGGTGCCCACATCCATCACCAGCTCCTCCGTCTCCATCATCAGCGCACGGAACTGCTGCTCGGATATGCCGCTGTTGGCGGTCACAAAATTCACGATCCGGTCCTGCATTTTTTTGAAATAAGATAGGGTCTGCGGCACTCCCACGATCATGCCGTTCATCCGCACCGGGTGAATGGTCATGGTGGCGGAGGGTACAATAAAAGAACGCTTGGCACTGACTGCAAGGGGCACGCCGATGGAGTGACCGCCCCCTACCACCAGGGATACGGTGGGGGTTTTCATGCCTGCCAGCAGTTCTGCAATGGCAAGCCCCGCCTCCACATCTCCTCCCACGGTGTTGAGAATGATGAGCAGTCCCTCAATGGAGCGATCCTGCTCAATGGCAACCAGCGCCGGAATGATATGCTCGTACTTGGTGGTCTTGGTACGCTCCGGCAGAACATAGTGACCCTCCACCTCGCCGATGACGGTCAGACAGTGGATCAGATGCTTGGCGTTGTGTGCCACCACCTGTCCGTTCTGTTCGGCAAGCTCCGCCTGGTCTGCGGCACGCTGGGTTTCGGTCTGATCCTTTTCGTCCCTTTTTTCCTCGGAATCGGTCATAAAATCGCCCCCGTTCTGAATCTGTTTCCGTTGGAACAGGGGTATTGTACCGCATCCTGCCGCAAATATGCATACATTTATAGTTTAACCCATCCGGCGGAGAAAGTCAAGGCGATGTTGTCTAAAAAATCCGGAAAATCCTGTCGGATCCTCCGGATTGACAAACCGTGCTTCAGTCCTCCCGCTCCCTTGGTACCCAGTTCACCCCGCCCCAGCCGTCAATGTTGCTGCGGCGCATGGCGCCGAAGAGCCGGTCGGTAAAGCCCTTGCTTTCATGCTCCATCTGCGCCAGAAATTCCTTTGTCTTCTGCCGCATGGTGTAGCCGTCCGCCGGGCACTTGGATTTCTGCACTGCCAGCTGGGTCTTGACCGCCGCCCGGCGCACCTCCCGCTCCGGGGCAAATACCAGGGGGCGGATCAGAGTGATCTTCTTCCGGGACAGGTAGCTTTTGGGGGAGAAACAGCCGATCCGCCCCTCAATGAACAGATTCATCACAAAGGTTTCCACAGCGTCGTTGAAGTGATGCCCCAGGGCAATCTTGTTGCAGCCGTTGGCAACCGCCGCATCGTGCAATGCTCCCCGGCGCATCCGGGCGCACAGACTGCATGGACTTGCCTCCTGTCGGATCTCAAACACGATCTTCCCGATGTCCGTGGGCAGCACCACATAGGGCACTCCCAAATCCTTGCACATGGCGGCAATCTCAGAAAAATCCCCCGGCTCTCCCCCGAACTGGGGATCCAGGGTAATGGCAACCAGCTCATAGTCAATGCCGATGAACCGGCGCAGCATTGCCAGCCCTTGCAGCAGCACCAGACTGTCCTTGCCGCCGGATACCCCCACAGCGATCCGGTCGCCGTCCTGGATCAGATCAAATTCCTGTATGGCTTTCCGCATATATCCCAATATTTTTTGCACGGTCAACGCACCTTTCTGCTTCATCTCCTTAAAAGTATACCACTTTGGTGGGGAAATGTAAAGCGGTGCTGCAAAATTTGTCCCAACGGGTCTTTTTCCGGCTCCGGTCTTGCAAAAGCATCCGGTCTGGAGTATAATGATAAAGTGGCATCCTATCGCAATCATATGAGTGTTGCCATAAACAGAAAGAAAGCCAGCGGCTTTGACCGCAGCAGAATGGAGATGCCCATGGAATCAAACCAGACCATTGCAAGACAGCTCCGGGAGGGGCAGTATGACAGCCAGCTGTGCCGGCTGTACGGAGCGGAGGGAGCCGCTCTGCAGCCCTACCAGGAACGGCTGTGCAATCTGCTTGCCCGGTATCAGGAAACCTATCATCAGCCCTGCGCAAGCCTGTTTTCTGTTTCCGGCAGAACGGAGCTCAGCGGCAACCACACGGACCATCAGAACGGCTGCGTGCTAGCTGCCGGGGTAAGCCTGGATGTGATCGCCGCCGCCGCCCCCAACGGCACCAATCTGATTCGGGTCAAGTCCGAGGGCTATCCGGAGGATCTCATCGACCTGTCCCAGCGGATTCCCATGCCGGAGGAAACCAACACCGCCGCTGCCCTGATCAGAGGGGTTGCAGCCCGGTTCATCCAGCTTGGCTATCCAGTGTCGGGGTTTGACGCCTACACCACCTCCAGCGTGCTGAAGGGCTCCGGCCTGTCCAGCTCTGCGGCGTTTGAAGTTCTGCTGGGAAATATCATCAACGCCTTTTTTGCTGACGGAGCGGAAACACCGGTTTCCATCGCCCAGATCGGGCAGTATGCGGAAAATGTCTTTTTCGGCAAGCCCTGCGGTCTGATGGATCAGATGGCATGCTCCCTTGGCAATGTGGCATCCATTGACTTTGCGGATCCGGACAACCCCGGCATCCGGCAGGTGTCCCTGGATCTGCAAAAAGCAGGCTATGCCCTGTGCATCATCGACAGCGGCGGAGATCATGCAGACCTGACCGCTTGCTATGCGGCAGTTCCGGCGGAAATGCGCAGCATTGCCCGGCAGTTTGGCAAACAGGTGCTGCGGCAGGTTCCCCAGGCGGAATTTGAAGCTGCCATCCCGGCACTGCGGAAAGCCTGCGGAGACCGGGCTGTGCTGCGTGCCATGCATTTTTACGGGGAGAACGCACGGGTCATGGAGCAGACAACCGCCCTGGAACAGGGAAACATCCCCCGGTTCTTAGCCCTCGTGACGGAATCCGGCAGATCCTCCGAAACCCTGCTGCAAAACATCTTTGACTGCCGCAATCCCCGGCAGCAGCCGATCAGCATGGCGCTGGCGCTGTGTCGACAGTTGCTGCACGGTGAAGGCGCATGCCGGATCCACGGCGGCGGCTTTGCCGGCACAGTCCAGGCATTTGTGCCGCTGGACCGGCTCAGCGCCTTCCGCAGCGGTATGGAAGCCGTACTGGGTGCCGGCGCATGTCACCTGCTGCAAATTCGTTCCACAGGAGGCATGCAACTGACATAATATAACAGAAAGGAGTGCTGTACCTTGTGCAGCCATGAAACCATGAAAACTATTTTAGTAACCGGCGGCGCCGGATTCATCGGCAGCCACTGCTGTGTAGAGCTGCTGGAAAGCGGCTATGAAGTCATCATCATGGACAACCTGTCCAATTCCAAGGAAGAAAGCGTAAACCGGATCCGGCAGATCACCGGCAAATCCGTCACCTTCTACCGGACGGATATGCTGGATCTGCCGGGCATGGAGCAAATCTTTGCCAATCACAGCATCGACGCTGTGATCCACTTTGCCGGACTGAAGGCAGTGGGAGAATCCGTTGCCAAGCCCCTGGAGTATTACCACAACAACCTGACCGGCACCCTGCTGCTGCTCCAGGCTATGCGGAAGTATGGCTGCAAGAAGCTGGTATTCTCCTCCTCTGCCACCGTATACGGGGTACATAACCCGGTGCCCTACACTGAGGACATGCCCACCTCCGCCACCAATCCTTACGGCTACACCAAGGTGATGATCGAGCAGTTCCTGCGGGATCTGGTGGTTGCGGATCCGGAATGGAGCGTGGTGGCACTCCGGTACTTCAACCCCATCGGGGCGCATCCCAGCGGGCTCATCGGGGAGGATCCCAACGGCATCCCCAACAATCTGGTACCCTACATTGCCCAGGTGGCAGTAGGCAAGCTGCCCTGCCTGCGGGTATTCGGCAACGATTATGCCACGCCGGACGGCACCGGCGTCCGGGATTATATCCATGTGGTAGACCTGGCAAAGGGGCATCTTGCCGCCCTGGATTACGCCGACAGCCATCCGGGCTTCATGCCCATCAACCTGGGCACCGGGCACGGCGCCAGCGTGTTACAGGTGGCTGATGCCTACGAAAAAGCATGCGGCAAGCCCATCCCCCGGGAGATCTGTCCCCGCCGCCCCGGCGACATTGCCACCTCTGTGGCAGATGCAAGCCGGGCAAAGGAGCTGCTGCACTGGGAGGCGCATGCCACCGTGGAGCAGATGTGCGCCGACAGCTGGCACTTCACCGAGAAAAATCCAAACGGTCTTTGATGCACAAAACAAAAGCAGCCTGTACGATCTGTACAGGCTACTTTTTCGATACATATCCCGGCAGCCGAAACCGCCGGGATTTGTTTTGCAGGATCAGACCTGGGAATTGTGATCCAGCCAATCCATAACCGTGTCCACTGTGGTGAAGCACAGACCGGTGCAGGTATCTGCACAGCCATAGTAGATGGCGATTCTGCCGGTGTCTGCATCCACCAGATTTGCACAGGGGAAGGTTACGTTGGGCACATCGCCTACGCACTCGTACAGCTCCTGGGGGCTGATGAGGTAGCTTCTGCCCCGCTTGAGCACCTTCCAGGGCTCATCCTTGTCCAGCAATGCCGCAGAGAAGCTGTACACAAAGCCGTTGCAGGAGGTGAGTACCCCGTGGTAGAAGATCAGCCAGCCACGATCCGTCTCGATGGGGGTAGGGCCGGCGCCGATCTTAGTGGACTCCCAGCCCTTGGAGGGACCCATCACATGACGGTGCTTGCCCCAGTAGGTCATATCCGGAGACTGGGAAATGTAGATATCCCCGAAGGGGGTGTGACCGCTGTCGGAGGGGCGGGAGAACATCATGTAGTTGCCGCCGATCCGCCGGGGGAACAGCACGCCGTTCCGGTTGAAGGGCAGGTATGCATTCTCCAGCTGGTGGAAGGTCTTGAAGTCAAAGGTGTAGCCCACACCAATGGTAGGATGCCAGCCGTATGCGTTGCACCAGGTGATGTAGTAACGATCCTCGATGAAGCATACCCGGGGGTCATAGCCGTACTGGAACTCTGCCATTTCGGGAATGTCGGTTTCAAACTGAATCCGCTCCGGCTGAATGTCCCAGTTCATGCCGTCCTTGGAGAAGCCAGCATGCAGCTGCATGTTCCGCTCCTTATCGTCCACACGGAACACCCCGGCGAAGCCTCCCTCAAAGGGAACCACTGCGCTGTTGAACACACTGTTGGAGGTGGGGAGAATGTTCCGCTTGATGATGGGGTTTGCCTTGTAACGCCAGATTACGTCCTGGCAGTCTGCCGGCCGGTCCTGCCAGGGCAGATTGGGGATGGATTTTTCGTTCAGAATTTTTACGTTCATAGAACTACCGCCTTTCTTTTCGCTTAACGAAAGCAATTATTTTCTTTATTTAAGCGTTCCATTTTTGATGGTGTACTCATTATAGCACGGGAAAAGCTAGTTTGCAAGACTTTTTTGCGACATTTTTATATATTCGCTCAAAGAAAGTGTTCCATCTGAGTTATAATATTTGATTAAGTCATCAGTTGAAATATACTTACCATTGAGCGTGCCATCCTGTCCCACAAGATAGTCCCCGTACCACAGTCCAAAGAAGGACCATACCGCATTGTCCCGGAAGATGGCGTCCACGTCCGGGATCCGGCTGCATTCGCTGAGCGCCAGCAGCTTTTCCCCCTTTGTCAAGGCATACAGCCACTGGAACTGTCCATAGCGGCTGCCGTATTCCGCATCCGCCCGCAGGTATACGTCAATGGAGGCGATATCGTAGTACGCCTGCCCCACATAGTAATCCTGGCTCTGACCGTTCCAGACCCACAGCAGGTTGTTCAGCCCATGATACGCCGTCAGCCGGTCATACAGCAGCCGCCACAGCCACTGATAGGCGTCCGCACCGTCGCTGCCCCACCAATACCAGCCGCCGCCAGCTTCATGCAGGGGCCGCCACAGCACCGGCACATCCGCATCCTTCAGACGAGCCAGCTGCCCTGCCACCTGGTCGATGCTCTCTACCAGAGCATAGCACTCCTCACTGATCTTCCGCCGATCCAGCAGCTCCTGCAGCTCCTCCGGATCCAGCTGGGCGATGTCCTCTCCGGTCACTGCCTTGCTGAGCCGGAAGTCCGTCTTGTCCGCATACACGCTGCCCTGCTCCATGGGAGCAGTCCAGTACCACATAAAGCCCACCACGCCGCCGGCACGGGACCAGGCAATGGCAGCCTCGATCTCCTCTGCGTTTTCCGTATCCTTGTCCGTATAGCTGCCCAGATCCCCGAACCGGATCACCGGGTACTGCCCCGTGATGTTGTGGATCAGCTCCAGCTCCTGGTTCTGGGCGCTGGAGGCATACTGCCCGGTAAGCATGGTCTTGCCGTAGCAAGATGCCAGATTCCGCAAAAGCGCCTTCGCCTCCGGAGAAGCGTCCGCGTTCACCGGCTGGGACGCCGCATCCTCGTAGGAGATCTCGTACAGGTCTGTGTTATTGGTCAGCGTAAAGCTGTCCAGATCCAGTCCGCCGTCAATCTCCTCAATGGAAAGCCGGGCCTTGCCTGCCTCGATGAACACCCCGTGAAAGGTCACATGCAGGAACTCTCCCTTGCCGGCAATGGTAAATTCGCCAATATCCTCGCCGTTGACCAACAGCGTGTTCCGCACTTCCTCGTCCGCCGCAGCGCACAGGGTAATGTCATAATGCTGGGTGGCAGGCACTTCGATCTCCACGACCACCTTGTTGTCCGCATCCCCGTCAAAGCCCGTCACATAGCCGTCTCCGCTGTAGCCCTCCCGTTCATCGGACACCTCCAGATTGCCGTACAGTCTGCCCTCCTCCGCCTCGGCGGACAGCTCTGCATTCTTCTGCTCGATGGCGGGAATGTCCAGCTCGTACACCGTTTCCGTAGTGCCGGGCGTCTCCGTGGTAGGCACCGCCGTATTGCCGTTGGGGATTCCCCGGTTGTCGTTGCAGCTGACCCATACCAGGGACAGCACCAGGATCGCCGCAACGCCGGTGCCGATCCAGGTCCATCGCTTTTTCTGTGCATCTGTGAGCATGCTCTTACTCCTTACTCCTCATTCTCCCGGGGCGTCAGCCCATAATGTTTGCCGCCGGATACCGGGAACTCCAGCATATCCTCTGTCCGGGCACAGGCAATGGTCACGCCGTCGCATACCACATCCATGGACACACCGGTGCGGATCCGGCACAGCCCATCCTGATCCGGCGTTACCACCGCCCGGGTCAGCCTGGCATCCTGCCAGAACAGATCCACCGTATATGCGCCCTTGGCACGCAGACCCATGACGCTGCCCTTTGCCCACTGGGGCGGCAAAGCGGGCAGGAACTGCATAACGCCTCCATGACTTTGCAGCAACGCCTCGCATACTGCCGCCGTACCGCCAAAATTCCCGTCAATCTGGAAGGGCGGATGGGAATCCAGCAGATTGGGATTGGTGGAATAGGCAAGCAGCTTCTGCATATTCTCGAACACCATTTCTCCGTCATGAAGCCTTGCCCACATGTTCATGATCCAGGCACGGCTCCAGCCCGTATGACCGCCCCCATGCACCAGCCGCCGCACCAGGGTGGCACGGGCAGCATCCGCCAGCTTGGGGGTATCCTCCGGGGTAATCAGATCCGCCGGGTGCAGAGCGAACAGCTGGGAAATATGCCGGTGGCCGATCTCCACCTCATCGTAATCCACCGCCCATTCCTTGATCTGTCCGTACTTACCGATCTCCGGCATGGGGAGCCGGGGCAGCATCTGCCGAATCTTCTCCAGCAGGGGGGATTCCCGTTCCAGAATCCTTGCCGCCTCCAGCACATCCGTAAACAGCAGGGTGATGATCTGGCTGTCCATGCTGGGGCCGATGCACAGGCTGCCCTTGGCGCCGCTTGCCGTCAGGTATGTATTCTCCGGGGAAACGGAGGGGCCGGTGACCAGCTGTCCGGCGCTGTTTTCAAACATATATTCTGTAAAGAACTGCGCCGCTCCGCACAGGGTATCAAATTGCTGCGCCAGGAAATCCCGGTCCAGGGTGTACTGATAATGCTCAAAAATATGCAGGCACAGCCAGGCAGCCCCCATGGGCCAGATGGTGGCAGGCATCCACCGATCCTGGGGAGCGCAATCCCCCCACAGATCCGTATTGTGATGGCACACAAAGCCGCCGCAATGATACATATCCCGGGCGGTCTGCTCCCCGTTGGGACGCATCCGGCGGATCAGATCAAACAGGGGCAGGTGGCACTCGGACAGATTACAGCTTTCAGCGCACCAGTAGTTCATCTCTGTGTTAATATTCACCGTAAACCGGGAGCCCCAGGCAGGCCACATATCCTGGTTCCAGATGCCCTGTAAATTCAGGGGCTGACTGCCGGGGCGGCTGCCGGAGATCATCAGGTATCTGCCATAGTTGAAATACAGCTCCGTCAGCTTGTTGTCCAGGATCAGTCCTGCCGCATCCTTCCCGTCAAAATCGTTGCCCCGCAAACGGCTCAGCCGGGCATCCGTGGGCAACTGGGCACCCTCGCCACTGTTATCCTCCAGTTCCAGCTTCACCCGGTCAAACAACGCCCGGTAGTCGTCCACATGCCGCACCATCAGCTCATGAAAGCTGCAATCCGCCGCATACTCCGCATCCAACTGTGCAGCCTCCAGGTATCCTTCTCCCTTGTAGAAGCTGGTCTGTACCGCCAGCAGCAGGGTGGCTTCATCCGCCCCCTCCACGCAAAGCTGGTTGCCCCGGGTAAAGGCTCTGCCCCCCTGGACAGCGGCAGTCATCACCACCGCAAACTGAATGCCCTGCTGACCGCCCTGTCCGCCGGTGACGCAGATGGAAGCCTCTCCATCCGGCCGGTTCTCGTCGTAGTAATCGTCCCTGCCGCCAAAGGATGCGGCAAAGGACACCTGCCCCGGCTGATCGGCGGACACATGCAGCACCAGCACGTTGTCCGGCTCCGATACAAATACACTGCGCTGATACTGCACCCCGTCCAGGGTATACTCTGTCAGGGCGATGCCGCTGGACAGATCCAGGGTACGCCGGTACGCCGTGCTGTGGCTTTCCTTGTGGAACACCACGTCCAGATCCCCCAGGGGCATATAATGCCGGCTGTTCTCCGGACAGCCCTGCATGGTCTGAAATGCCAGTTCCTCCGCTTCGCTGATCTTTTCCTGCTGCAAAAGCATCCGGATCTGCTGCATTCCCTGGTACGCATCCGGATTGTTCCGGTTCCGCAATCCCCCGGACCATATGGAATCCTCATTGAGCTTGAGGTGCTCCGTCTCCACGCCGCCGAACACCATGGCGCCCATGCGTCCGTTTCCCACCGGCAGAGCCTGGTCAAAATTTTCCGCAGGCTTTGTATACCAAAGCAATGTTTCCTGTCCCATAGGTTCCTCCTCATACGCATAATCAATTTATTATACCACACCTTTTGAAAAAATGCAAAGGCTCCAAGGGGCGTTTCCTGTCGATCTCCCAAACAGCAAAAGCCTTCGGAAGCGTTCCCTCCGAAGGCCTTGCACAGTGGCTTATCCCACCACCTGTTTTGCAATATCCACCGATTCCTTGGCATCCTTGGCGTAGTAATCCGCCCCGATCTGGGCTGCATAGTCTGCGGTCAGCACAGC from the Ruminococcus champanellensis 18P13 = JCM 17042 genome contains:
- a CDS encoding ClpP family protease produces the protein MTDSEEKRDEKDQTETQRAADQAELAEQNGQVVAHNAKHLIHCLTVIGEVEGHYVLPERTKTTKYEHIIPALVAIEQDRSIEGLLIILNTVGGDVEAGLAIAELLAGMKTPTVSLVVGGGHSIGVPLAVSAKRSFIVPSATMTIHPVRMNGMIVGVPQTLSYFKKMQDRIVNFVTANSGISEQQFRALMMETEELVMDVGTVVDGERAVELGLIDSLGGLSDAVACLYGLIEAGEERYPDDPA
- a CDS encoding tRNA 2-thiocytidine biosynthesis TtcA family protein, with protein sequence MQKILGYMRKAIQEFDLIQDGDRIAVGVSGGKDSLVLLQGLAMLRRFIGIDYELVAITLDPQFGGEPGDFSEIAAMCKDLGVPYVVLPTDIGKIVFEIRQEASPCSLCARMRRGALHDAAVANGCNKIALGHHFNDAVETFVMNLFIEGRIGCFSPKSYLSRKKITLIRPLVFAPEREVRRAAVKTQLAVQKSKCPADGYTMRQKTKEFLAQMEHESKGFTDRLFGAMRRSNIDGWGGVNWVPRERED
- a CDS encoding galactokinase; translated protein: MESNQTIARQLREGQYDSQLCRLYGAEGAALQPYQERLCNLLARYQETYHQPCASLFSVSGRTELSGNHTDHQNGCVLAAGVSLDVIAAAAPNGTNLIRVKSEGYPEDLIDLSQRIPMPEETNTAAALIRGVAARFIQLGYPVSGFDAYTTSSVLKGSGLSSSAAFEVLLGNIINAFFADGAETPVSIAQIGQYAENVFFGKPCGLMDQMACSLGNVASIDFADPDNPGIRQVSLDLQKAGYALCIIDSGGDHADLTACYAAVPAEMRSIARQFGKQVLRQVPQAEFEAAIPALRKACGDRAVLRAMHFYGENARVMEQTTALEQGNIPRFLALVTESGRSSETLLQNIFDCRNPRQQPISMALALCRQLLHGEGACRIHGGGFAGTVQAFVPLDRLSAFRSGMEAVLGAGACHLLQIRSTGGMQLT
- the galE gene encoding UDP-glucose 4-epimerase GalE, encoding MKTILVTGGAGFIGSHCCVELLESGYEVIIMDNLSNSKEESVNRIRQITGKSVTFYRTDMLDLPGMEQIFANHSIDAVIHFAGLKAVGESVAKPLEYYHNNLTGTLLLLQAMRKYGCKKLVFSSSATVYGVHNPVPYTEDMPTSATNPYGYTKVMIEQFLRDLVVADPEWSVVALRYFNPIGAHPSGLIGEDPNGIPNNLVPYIAQVAVGKLPCLRVFGNDYATPDGTGVRDYIHVVDLAKGHLAALDYADSHPGFMPINLGTGHGASVLQVADAYEKACGKPIPREICPRRPGDIATSVADASRAKELLHWEAHATVEQMCADSWHFTEKNPNGL
- a CDS encoding glycoside hydrolase family 130 protein; amino-acid sequence: MNVKILNEKSIPNLPWQDRPADCQDVIWRYKANPIIKRNILPTSNSVFNSAVVPFEGGFAGVFRVDDKERNMQLHAGFSKDGMNWDIQPERIQFETDIPEMAEFQYGYDPRVCFIEDRYYITWCNAYGWHPTIGVGYTFDFKTFHQLENAYLPFNRNGVLFPRRIGGNYMMFSRPSDSGHTPFGDIYISQSPDMTYWGKHRHVMGPSKGWESTKIGAGPTPIETDRGWLIFYHGVLTSCNGFVYSFSAALLDKDEPWKVLKRGRSYLISPQELYECVGDVPNVTFPCANLVDADTGRIAIYYGCADTCTGLCFTTVDTVMDWLDHNSQV
- a CDS encoding glycosyl hydrolase, with the translated sequence MLTDAQKKRWTWIGTGVAAILVLSLVWVSCNDNRGIPNGNTAVPTTETPGTTETVYELDIPAIEQKNAELSAEAEEGRLYGNLEVSDEREGYSGDGYVTGFDGDADNKVVVEIEVPATQHYDITLCAAADEEVRNTLLVNGEDIGEFTIAGKGEFLHVTFHGVFIEAGKARLSIEEIDGGLDLDSFTLTNNTDLYEISYEDAASQPVNADASPEAKALLRNLASCYGKTMLTGQYASSAQNQELELIHNITGQYPVIRFGDLGSYTDKDTENAEEIEAAIAWSRAGGVVGFMWYWTAPMEQGSVYADKTDFRLSKAVTGEDIAQLDPEELQELLDRRKISEECYALVESIDQVAGQLARLKDADVPVLWRPLHEAGGGWYWWGSDGADAYQWLWRLLYDRLTAYHGLNNLLWVWNGQSQDYYVGQAYYDIASIDVYLRADAEYGSRYGQFQWLYALTKGEKLLALSECSRIPDVDAIFRDNAVWSFFGLWYGDYLVGQDGTLNGKYISTDDLIKYYNSDGTLSLSEYIKMSQKSLAN
- a CDS encoding glycoside hydrolase family 95 protein; amino-acid sequence: MGQETLLWYTKPAENFDQALPVGNGRMGAMVFGGVETEHLKLNEDSIWSGGLRNRNNPDAYQGMQQIRMLLQQEKISEAEELAFQTMQGCPENSRHYMPLGDLDVVFHKESHSTAYRRTLDLSSGIALTEYTLDGVQYQRSVFVSEPDNVLVLHVSADQPGQVSFAASFGGRDDYYDENRPDGEASICVTGGQGGQQGIQFAVVMTAAVQGGRAFTRGNQLCVEGADEATLLLAVQTSFYKGEGYLEAAQLDAEYAADCSFHELMVRHVDDYRALFDRVKLELEDNSGEGAQLPTDARLSRLRGNDFDGKDAAGLILDNKLTELYFNYGRYLMISGSRPGSQPLNLQGIWNQDMWPAWGSRFTVNINTEMNYWCAESCNLSECHLPLFDLIRRMRPNGEQTARDMYHCGGFVCHHNTDLWGDCAPQDRWMPATIWPMGAAWLCLHIFEHYQYTLDRDFLAQQFDTLCGAAQFFTEYMFENSAGQLVTGPSVSPENTYLTASGAKGSLCIGPSMDSQIITLLFTDVLEAARILERESPLLEKIRQMLPRLPMPEIGKYGQIKEWAVDYDEVEIGHRHISQLFALHPADLITPEDTPKLADAARATLVRRLVHGGGHTGWSRAWIMNMWARLHDGEMVFENMQKLLAYSTNPNLLDSHPPFQIDGNFGGTAAVCEALLQSHGGVMQFLPALPPQWAKGSVMGLRAKGAYTVDLFWQDARLTRAVVTPDQDGLCRIRTGVSMDVVCDGVTIACARTEDMLEFPVSGGKHYGLTPRENEE